A window of Oncorhynchus tshawytscha isolate Ot180627B linkage group LG10, Otsh_v2.0, whole genome shotgun sequence contains these coding sequences:
- the LOC112260841 gene encoding glutenin, high molecular weight subunit DX5-like isoform X3 has protein sequence MGFRQVSAVSAALLLIVAFGCVSDAWISRWFYPRLGFLHDGGVSAQFDTQKPVQEDPAGEDPVGQEPSEPIVEPVVQEPVGQETSQAEDPESFQSKQTFENPLTWLYPSIEKHECNSTVFERLKQVAANSVVAWCGQSVVRVEVKQELLGIGWLIQPERITLRCCAAIEEDAEALVLTFESELHGCGSELTMTEDVLIYTFTLVYEPKPLANISILNTSKAMVDIECHYLRNHEVRSNSLKYAVEPSKPVGQEPSQLVIKPVEVEPVGREPSVEPVGREPSVEPVGREPSVEPVGREPSVEPVGREPSVEPVGREPSVEPVGREPSVEPVGREPSERVGEQPVGQEPVGEQPVVQESVGHEPGEQPMGHEPVGQEPSEPLGQQPVGEQPVGQELSQQPVGEPLVQESSEHVGEQPVGQETVGEQLVGQEPSHQSVGEPLGEEPSEHVGEPVDHDPVGREPSEPVGREPSEPVGREPSEPVGREPSEPVGREPSEPVGREPSEPVGREPSEPVGREPSEPVGREPSERVGEQPVSQEPNEILGNELSEPVGQEPSQPLGQEPSEHVGEPVGQQPVGEQHVIQEPVGHEPGEQPVGHDPGEQPVGHEPVGQERSEPWGQQPVGEQPVGQELNQQPVGELLGQEPTEHVGEPVDHDPVGQEPSEPVGQEPRENLEELVGQEPSEILGNELSEPVGQEPIKQPLGQQPVGEQPVGQELNQQPVGQDPNEPVGEQPVGQQFSQQPVGEPLGQESSEHVGEPVGQDPSEPVGEQPVGQEPSEPVGEQPVGQEPSQSVAQEPVGHEPGDQPLSQESVGEQPMGQPLGQERSEDVGQEPSEQPVVEPLGQESSEPLVQEPSKYVEEPVGQEPSEILGNELSEPVGEPVGQEPSEQPVGEPLVQEPSEPLGQEPSEGVGAQPVGQQPVGEQPVGQEHVGVSSQEKTLSAPSPSRPLRTL, from the exons ATGGGGTTCAGGCAAGTGTCTGCAGTGTCTGCAGCGCTGCTGTTGATCGTGGCGTTTGGCTGTGTTAGTGATGCTTGGATCTCCAGATGGTTTTATCCGAGATTGGGGTTTCTGCATGACGGTGGAGTTTCAGCCCAGTTTGACACTCAGAAACCAGTGCAAGAAGACCCTGCGGGAGAGGACCCTGTGGGACAAGAACCTAGTGAGCCCATTGTTGAGCCTGTGGTGCAGGAGCCCGTGGGACAGGAAACTAGCCAGGCTGAAGACCCTGAGAGCTTCCAGTCCAAGCAGACATTTGAGAACCCTCTGACTTGGCTCTATCCTTCGATTGAGAAGCATGAGTGCAATTCTACAGTGTTTGAGCGGCTAAAGCAGGTGGCAGCCAACAGTGTGGTGGCTTGGTGTGGGCAAAGTGTGGTCCGTGTGGAGGTGAAACAGGAACTTCTGGGGATTGGCTGGCTCATCCAGCCAGAGCGTATCACTCTAAGATGCTGTGCTGCCATTGAGGAGGACGCTGAAGCTCTTGTGCTCACATTTGAATCAGAGCTGCATGGCTGTGGCAGTGAGCTGACG ATGACTGAGGATGTGCTGATCTACACCTTCACTCTTGTATATGAGCCAAAACCTCTTGCTAACATTTCTATATTGAACACCAGTAAAGCTATGGTTGATATTGAGTGCCACTACTTGAG GAATCATGAAGTGCGCAGCAATTCCCTGAAGTATGCTGTTGAACCTAGCAAGCCTGTGGGCCAAGAACCTAGCCAGCTTGTTATAAAGCCTGTAGAGGTAGAGCCTGTGGGCCGGGAACCTAGCGTAGAGCCTGTGGGCCGGGAACCTAGCGTAGAGCCTGTGGGCCGGGAACCTAGCGTAGAGCCTGTGGGCCGGGAACCTAGCGTAGAGCCTGTGGGCCGGGAACCTAGCGTAGAGCCTGTGGGCCGGGAACCTAGCGTAGAGCCTGTGGGCCGGGAACCTAGCGTAGAGCCTGTGGGCCGGGAACCTAGTGAGCGTGTTGGAGAGCAGCCTGTAGGCCAGGAACCTGTTGGAGAGCAGCCTGTGGTCCAAGAGTCTGTGGGCCATGAACCTGGAGAGCAACCTATGGGCCATGAGCCTGTGGGTCAAGAACCTAGTGAGCCTTTGGGACAGCAACCTGTTGGagagcagcctgtgggccaggaaCTTAGCCAGCAGCCTGTTGGCGAGCCTTTGGTCCAGGAATCTAGTGAGCATGTTGGcgagcagcctgtgggccaggaaACTGTTGGAGAGCAGCTTGTGGGCCAGGAACCTAGCCATCAGTCTGTTGGCGAGCCTTTGGGGGAAGAACCTAGTGAGCATGTTGGAGAGCCTGTTGACCATGACCCTGTGGGCCGGGAACCTAGCGAGCCTGTGGGCCGGGAACCTAGCGAGCCTGTGGGCCGGGAACCTAGCGAGCCTGTGGGCCGGGAACCTAGCGAGCCTGTGGGCCGGGAACCTAGCGAGCCTGTGGGCCGGGAACCTAGCGAGCCTGTGGGCCGGGAACCTAGCGAGCCTGTGGGCCGGGAACCTAGCGAGCCTGTGGGCCGGGAACCTAGCGAGCGTGTTGGAGAGCAGCCTGTGAGCCAGGAACCAAATGAGATTTTGGGTAATGAACTTAGCGAGCCTGTGGGCCAGGAACCTAGCCAGCCTTTGGGCCAAGAACCTAGTGAGCATGTTGGGGAGCCTGTGGGCCAGCAACCTGTTGGAGAGCAGCATGTGATCCAAGAGCCTGTGGGCCATGAACCTGGAGAGCAACCTGTGGGCCATGACCCTGGAGAGCAACCTGTGG GTCATGAGCCTGTGGGTCAAGAACGTAGTGAGCCTTGGGGCCAGCAACCTGTTGGagagcagcctgtgggccaggaaCTTAACCAGCAGCCTGTTGGCGAGCTTTTGGGTCAAGAACCTACTGAGCATGTTGGAGAGCCTGTTGACCATGACCCTGTGGGCCAAGAACCTAGTGAGCCTGTGGGTCAGGAACCTAGGGAGAATCTTGAAGAGCTTGTGGGCCAGGAACCAAGTGAGATTTTGGGTAATGAACTTAGTGAGCCTGTGGGCCAGGAACCTATCAAGCAGCCTTTGGGCCAGCAACCTGTTGGagagcagcctgtgggccaggaaCTTAACCAGCAGCCTGTGGGCCAAGACCCTAATGAACCTGTGGGagagcagcctgtgggccagcAATTTAGCCAGCAACCTGTTGGCGAGCCTTTGGGCCAAGAGTCTAGTGAGCATGTTGGAGAGCCTGTGGGCCAAGATCCTAGTGAGCCTGTGGGAGAGCAGCCTGTGGGTCAGGAACCTAGTGAGCCTGTGGGAGAGCAGCCTGTGGGTCAGGAACCTAGCCAGTCTGTGGCCCAAGAGCCTGTGGGCCATGAACCTGGAGACCAGCCTTTGAGCCAGGAATCTGTTGGAGAGCAGCCTATGGGCCAGCCTTTGGGGCAAGAACGTAGTGAAGATGTGGGCCAAGAACCTAGTGAGCAGCCTGTTGTCGAGCCTTTGGGTCAGGAATCTAGCGAGCCTTTGGTCCAAGAACCTAGTAAATATGTTGAAGAGCCCGTGGGCCAGGAACCAAGTGAGATTTTGGGTAATGAACTTAGCGAGCCTGTGGGTGAGCCTGTGGGCCAGGAACCTAGCGAGCAGCCTGTTGGCGAGCCTTTGGTTCAGGAACCTAGCGAGCCTTTGGGCCAAGAACCTAGTGAGGGTGTTGGAGCACAGCCTGTGGGCCAGCAACCTGTTGGagagcagcctgtgggccaggaaCATGTTGGTGTGTCTAGCCAGGAAAAGACCTTGAGCGCTCCCAGTCCAAGCAGACCTCTGAGAACCCTTTGA
- the LOC112260841 gene encoding glutenin, high molecular weight subunit DX5-like isoform X2: MGFRQVSAVSAALLLIVAFGCVSDAWISRWFYPRLGFLHDGGVSAQFDTQKPVQEDPAGEDPVGQEPSEPIVEPVVQEPVGQETSQAEDPESFQSKQTFENPLTWLYPSIEKHECNSTVFERLKQVAANSVVAWCGQSVVRVEVKQELLGIGWLIQPERITLRCCAAIEEDAEALVLTFESELHGCGSELTMTEDVLIYTFTLVYEPKPLANISILNTSKAMVDIECHYLRNHEVRSNSLKYAVEPSKPVGQEPSQLVIKPVEVEPVGREPSVEPVGREPSVEPVGREPSVEPVGREPSVEPVGREPSVEPVGREPSVEPVGREPSVEPVGREPSERVGEQPVGQEPVGEQPVVQESVGHEPGEQPMGHEPVGQEPSEPLGQQPVGEQPVGQELSQQPVGEPLVQESSEHVGEQPVGQETVGEQLVGQEPSHQSVGEPLGEEPSEHVGEPVDHDPVGREPSEPVGREPSEPVGREPSEPVGREPSEPVGREPSEPVGREPSEPVGREPSEPVGREPSEPVGREPSERVGEQPVSQEPNEILGNELSEPVGQEPSQPLGQEPSEHVGEPVGQQPVGEQHVIQEPVGHEPGEQPVGHDPGEQPVGHEPVGQERSEPWGQQPVGEQPVGQELSQQPVGEPLGQEPSEHVGEPVDHDPVGREPSEPVGREPSEPVGREPSEPVGREPSEPVGREPSERVGEQPVGQEPNEILGNELSEPVGEPVGQEPIKQPLGQQPVGEQPVGQELNQQPVGQDPNEPVGEQPVGQQFSQQPVGEPLGQESSEHVGEPVGQDPSEPVGEQPVGQEPSEPVGEQPVGQEPSQSVAQEPVGHEPGDQPLSQESVGEQPMGQPLGQERSEDVGQEPSEQPVVEPLGQESSEPLVQEPSKYVEEPVGQEPSEILGNELSEPVGEPVGQEPSEQPVGEPLVQEPSEPLGQEPSEGVGAQPVGQQPVGEQPVGQEHVGVSSQEKTLSAPSPSRPLRTL, translated from the exons ATGGGGTTCAGGCAAGTGTCTGCAGTGTCTGCAGCGCTGCTGTTGATCGTGGCGTTTGGCTGTGTTAGTGATGCTTGGATCTCCAGATGGTTTTATCCGAGATTGGGGTTTCTGCATGACGGTGGAGTTTCAGCCCAGTTTGACACTCAGAAACCAGTGCAAGAAGACCCTGCGGGAGAGGACCCTGTGGGACAAGAACCTAGTGAGCCCATTGTTGAGCCTGTGGTGCAGGAGCCCGTGGGACAGGAAACTAGCCAGGCTGAAGACCCTGAGAGCTTCCAGTCCAAGCAGACATTTGAGAACCCTCTGACTTGGCTCTATCCTTCGATTGAGAAGCATGAGTGCAATTCTACAGTGTTTGAGCGGCTAAAGCAGGTGGCAGCCAACAGTGTGGTGGCTTGGTGTGGGCAAAGTGTGGTCCGTGTGGAGGTGAAACAGGAACTTCTGGGGATTGGCTGGCTCATCCAGCCAGAGCGTATCACTCTAAGATGCTGTGCTGCCATTGAGGAGGACGCTGAAGCTCTTGTGCTCACATTTGAATCAGAGCTGCATGGCTGTGGCAGTGAGCTGACG ATGACTGAGGATGTGCTGATCTACACCTTCACTCTTGTATATGAGCCAAAACCTCTTGCTAACATTTCTATATTGAACACCAGTAAAGCTATGGTTGATATTGAGTGCCACTACTTGAG GAATCATGAAGTGCGCAGCAATTCCCTGAAGTATGCTGTTGAACCTAGCAAGCCTGTGGGCCAAGAACCTAGCCAGCTTGTTATAAAGCCTGTAGAGGTAGAGCCTGTGGGCCGGGAACCTAGCGTAGAGCCTGTGGGCCGGGAACCTAGCGTAGAGCCTGTGGGCCGGGAACCTAGCGTAGAGCCTGTGGGCCGGGAACCTAGCGTAGAGCCTGTGGGCCGGGAACCTAGCGTAGAGCCTGTGGGCCGGGAACCTAGCGTAGAGCCTGTGGGCCGGGAACCTAGCGTAGAGCCTGTGGGCCGGGAACCTAGTGAGCGTGTTGGAGAGCAGCCTGTAGGCCAGGAACCTGTTGGAGAGCAGCCTGTGGTCCAAGAGTCTGTGGGCCATGAACCTGGAGAGCAACCTATGGGCCATGAGCCTGTGGGTCAAGAACCTAGTGAGCCTTTGGGACAGCAACCTGTTGGagagcagcctgtgggccaggaaCTTAGCCAGCAGCCTGTTGGCGAGCCTTTGGTCCAGGAATCTAGTGAGCATGTTGGcgagcagcctgtgggccaggaaACTGTTGGAGAGCAGCTTGTGGGCCAGGAACCTAGCCATCAGTCTGTTGGCGAGCCTTTGGGGGAAGAACCTAGTGAGCATGTTGGAGAGCCTGTTGACCATGACCCTGTGGGCCGGGAACCTAGCGAGCCTGTGGGCCGGGAACCTAGCGAGCCTGTGGGCCGGGAACCTAGCGAGCCTGTGGGCCGGGAACCTAGCGAGCCTGTGGGCCGGGAACCTAGCGAGCCTGTGGGCCGGGAACCTAGCGAGCCTGTGGGCCGGGAACCTAGCGAGCCTGTGGGCCGGGAACCTAGCGAGCCTGTGGGCCGGGAACCTAGCGAGCGTGTTGGAGAGCAGCCTGTGAGCCAGGAACCAAATGAGATTTTGGGTAATGAACTTAGCGAGCCTGTGGGCCAGGAACCTAGCCAGCCTTTGGGCCAAGAACCTAGTGAGCATGTTGGGGAGCCTGTGGGCCAGCAACCTGTTGGAGAGCAGCATGTGATCCAAGAGCCTGTGGGCCATGAACCTGGAGAGCAACCTGTGGGCCATGACCCTGGAGAGCAACCTGTGGGTCATGAGCCTGTGGGTCAAGAACGTAGTGAGCCTTGGGGCCAGCAACCTGTTGGagagcagcctgtgggccaggaaCTTAGCCAGCAGCCTGTTGGTGAGCCTTTGGGTCAAGAACCTAGTGAGCATGTTGGAGAGCCTGTTGACCATGACCCTGTGGGCCGGGAACCTAGCGAGCCTGTGGGCCGGGAACCTAGCGAGCCTGTGGGCCGGGAACCTAGCGAGCCTGTGGGCCGGGAACCTAGCGAGCCTGTGGGCCGGGAACCTAGCGAGCGTGTTGGAGAGCAGCCTGTCGGCCAGGAACCAAATGAGATTTTGGGTAATGAACTTAGCGAGCCTGTGG GTGAGCCTGTGGGCCAGGAACCTATCAAGCAGCCTTTGGGCCAGCAACCTGTTGGagagcagcctgtgggccaggaaCTTAACCAGCAGCCTGTGGGCCAAGACCCTAATGAACCTGTGGGagagcagcctgtgggccagcAATTTAGCCAGCAACCTGTTGGCGAGCCTTTGGGCCAAGAGTCTAGTGAGCATGTTGGAGAGCCTGTGGGCCAAGATCCTAGTGAGCCTGTGGGAGAGCAGCCTGTGGGTCAGGAACCTAGTGAGCCTGTGGGAGAGCAGCCTGTGGGTCAGGAACCTAGCCAGTCTGTGGCCCAAGAGCCTGTGGGCCATGAACCTGGAGACCAGCCTTTGAGCCAGGAATCTGTTGGAGAGCAGCCTATGGGCCAGCCTTTGGGGCAAGAACGTAGTGAAGATGTGGGCCAAGAACCTAGTGAGCAGCCTGTTGTCGAGCCTTTGGGTCAGGAATCTAGCGAGCCTTTGGTCCAAGAACCTAGTAAATATGTTGAAGAGCCCGTGGGCCAGGAACCAAGTGAGATTTTGGGTAATGAACTTAGCGAGCCTGTGGGTGAGCCTGTGGGCCAGGAACCTAGCGAGCAGCCTGTTGGCGAGCCTTTGGTTCAGGAACCTAGCGAGCCTTTGGGCCAAGAACCTAGTGAGGGTGTTGGAGCACAGCCTGTGGGCCAGCAACCTGTTGGagagcagcctgtgggccaggaaCATGTTGGTGTGTCTAGCCAGGAAAAGACCTTGAGCGCTCCCAGTCCAAGCAGACCTCTGAGAACCCTTTGA
- the LOC112260841 gene encoding glutenin, high molecular weight subunit DX5-like isoform X1: MGFRQVSAVSAALLLIVAFGCVSDAWISRWFYPRLGFLHDGGVSAQFDTQKPVQEDPAGEDPVGQEPSEPIVEPVVQEPVGQETSQAEDPESFQSKQTFENPLTWLYPSIEKHECNSTVFERLKQVAANSVVAWCGQSVVRVEVKQELLGIGWLIQPERITLRCCAAIEEDAEALVLTFESELHGCGSELTMTEDVLIYTFTLVYEPKPLANISILNTSKAMVDIECHYLRNHEVRSNSLKYAVEPSKPVGQEPSQLVIKPVEVEPVGREPSVEPVGREPSVEPVGREPSVEPVGREPSVEPVGREPSVEPVGREPSVEPVGREPSVEPVGREPSERVGEQPVGQEPVGEQPVVQESVGHEPGEQPMGHEPVGQEPSEPLGQQPVGEQPVGQELSQQPVGEPLVQESSEHVGEQPVGQETVGEQLVGQEPSHQSVGEPLGEEPSEHVGEPVDHDPVGREPSEPVGREPSEPVGREPSEPVGREPSEPVGREPSEPVGREPSEPVGREPSEPVGREPSEPVGREPSERVGEQPVSQEPNEILGNELSEPVGQEPSQPLGQEPSEHVGEPVGQQPVGEQHVIQEPVGHEPGEQPVGHDPGEQPVGHEPVGQERSEPWGQQPVGEQPVGQELSQQPVGEPLGQEPSEHVGEPVDHDPVGREPSEPVGREPSEPVGREPSEPVGREPSEPVGREPSERVGEQPVGQEPNEILGNELSEPVGQEPSQPLGQEPSVHVGEPVGQEPSEPVGQQPVGEQHVIQEPVGHEPGEQPVGHEPGEQPVGHEPGEQPVGHEPGEQPVGHEPVGQERSEPWGQQPVGEQPVGQELNQQPVGELLGQEPTEHVGEPVDHDPVGQEPSEPVGQEPRENLEELVGQEPSEILGNELSEPVGQEPIKQPLGQQPVGEQPVGQELNQQPVGQDPNEPVGEQPVGQQFSQQPVGEPLGQESSEHVGEPVGQDPSEPVGEQPVGQEPSEPVGEQPVGQEPSQSVAQEPVGHEPGDQPLSQESVGEQPMGQPLGQERSEDVGQEPSEQPVVEPLGQESSEPLVQEPSKYVEEPVGQEPSEILGNELSEPVGEPVGQEPSEQPVGEPLVQEPSEPLGQEPSEGVGAQPVGQQPVGEQPVGQEHVGVSSQEKTLSAPSPSRPLRTL; the protein is encoded by the exons ATGGGGTTCAGGCAAGTGTCTGCAGTGTCTGCAGCGCTGCTGTTGATCGTGGCGTTTGGCTGTGTTAGTGATGCTTGGATCTCCAGATGGTTTTATCCGAGATTGGGGTTTCTGCATGACGGTGGAGTTTCAGCCCAGTTTGACACTCAGAAACCAGTGCAAGAAGACCCTGCGGGAGAGGACCCTGTGGGACAAGAACCTAGTGAGCCCATTGTTGAGCCTGTGGTGCAGGAGCCCGTGGGACAGGAAACTAGCCAGGCTGAAGACCCTGAGAGCTTCCAGTCCAAGCAGACATTTGAGAACCCTCTGACTTGGCTCTATCCTTCGATTGAGAAGCATGAGTGCAATTCTACAGTGTTTGAGCGGCTAAAGCAGGTGGCAGCCAACAGTGTGGTGGCTTGGTGTGGGCAAAGTGTGGTCCGTGTGGAGGTGAAACAGGAACTTCTGGGGATTGGCTGGCTCATCCAGCCAGAGCGTATCACTCTAAGATGCTGTGCTGCCATTGAGGAGGACGCTGAAGCTCTTGTGCTCACATTTGAATCAGAGCTGCATGGCTGTGGCAGTGAGCTGACG ATGACTGAGGATGTGCTGATCTACACCTTCACTCTTGTATATGAGCCAAAACCTCTTGCTAACATTTCTATATTGAACACCAGTAAAGCTATGGTTGATATTGAGTGCCACTACTTGAG GAATCATGAAGTGCGCAGCAATTCCCTGAAGTATGCTGTTGAACCTAGCAAGCCTGTGGGCCAAGAACCTAGCCAGCTTGTTATAAAGCCTGTAGAGGTAGAGCCTGTGGGCCGGGAACCTAGCGTAGAGCCTGTGGGCCGGGAACCTAGCGTAGAGCCTGTGGGCCGGGAACCTAGCGTAGAGCCTGTGGGCCGGGAACCTAGCGTAGAGCCTGTGGGCCGGGAACCTAGCGTAGAGCCTGTGGGCCGGGAACCTAGCGTAGAGCCTGTGGGCCGGGAACCTAGCGTAGAGCCTGTGGGCCGGGAACCTAGTGAGCGTGTTGGAGAGCAGCCTGTAGGCCAGGAACCTGTTGGAGAGCAGCCTGTGGTCCAAGAGTCTGTGGGCCATGAACCTGGAGAGCAACCTATGGGCCATGAGCCTGTGGGTCAAGAACCTAGTGAGCCTTTGGGACAGCAACCTGTTGGagagcagcctgtgggccaggaaCTTAGCCAGCAGCCTGTTGGCGAGCCTTTGGTCCAGGAATCTAGTGAGCATGTTGGcgagcagcctgtgggccaggaaACTGTTGGAGAGCAGCTTGTGGGCCAGGAACCTAGCCATCAGTCTGTTGGCGAGCCTTTGGGGGAAGAACCTAGTGAGCATGTTGGAGAGCCTGTTGACCATGACCCTGTGGGCCGGGAACCTAGCGAGCCTGTGGGCCGGGAACCTAGCGAGCCTGTGGGCCGGGAACCTAGCGAGCCTGTGGGCCGGGAACCTAGCGAGCCTGTGGGCCGGGAACCTAGCGAGCCTGTGGGCCGGGAACCTAGCGAGCCTGTGGGCCGGGAACCTAGCGAGCCTGTGGGCCGGGAACCTAGCGAGCCTGTGGGCCGGGAACCTAGCGAGCGTGTTGGAGAGCAGCCTGTGAGCCAGGAACCAAATGAGATTTTGGGTAATGAACTTAGCGAGCCTGTGGGCCAGGAACCTAGCCAGCCTTTGGGCCAAGAACCTAGTGAGCATGTTGGGGAGCCTGTGGGCCAGCAACCTGTTGGAGAGCAGCATGTGATCCAAGAGCCTGTGGGCCATGAACCTGGAGAGCAACCTGTGGGCCATGACCCTGGAGAGCAACCTGTGGGTCATGAGCCTGTGGGTCAAGAACGTAGTGAGCCTTGGGGCCAGCAACCTGTTGGagagcagcctgtgggccaggaaCTTAGCCAGCAGCCTGTTGGTGAGCCTTTGGGTCAAGAACCTAGTGAGCATGTTGGAGAGCCTGTTGACCATGACCCTGTGGGCCGGGAACCTAGCGAGCCTGTGGGCCGGGAACCTAGCGAGCCTGTGGGCCGGGAACCTAGCGAGCCTGTGGGCCGGGAACCTAGCGAGCCTGTGGGCCGGGAACCTAGCGAGCGTGTTGGAGAGCAGCCTGTCGGCCAGGAACCAAATGAGATTTTGGGTAATGAACTTAGCGAGCCTGTGGGCCAGGAACCTAGCCAGCCTTTGGGCCAAGAACCTAGTGTGCATGTTGGGGAGCCTGTGGGCCAGGAACCTAGCGAGCCTGTGGGCCAGCAACCTGTTGGAGAGCAGCATGTGATCCAAGAGCCTGTGGGCCATGAACCTGGAGAGCAACCTGTGGGCCATGAACCTGGAGAGCAACCTGTGGGCCATGAACCTGGAGAGCAACCTGTGGGCCATGAACCTGGAGAGCAACCTGTGGGTCATGAGCCTGTGGGTCAAGAACGTAGTGAGCCTTGGGGCCAGCAACCTGTTGGagagcagcctgtgggccaggaaCTTAACCAGCAGCCTGTTGGCGAGCTTTTGGGTCAAGAACCTACTGAGCATGTTGGAGAGCCTGTTGACCATGACCCTGTGGGCCAAGAACCTAGTGAGCCTGTGGGTCAGGAACCTAGGGAGAATCTTGAAGAGCTTGTGGGCCAGGAACCAAGTGAGATTTTGGGTAATGAACTTAGTGAGCCTGTGGGCCAGGAACCTATCAAGCAGCCTTTGGGCCAGCAACCTGTTGGagagcagcctgtgggccaggaaCTTAACCAGCAGCCTGTGGGCCAAGACCCTAATGAACCTGTGGGagagcagcctgtgggccagcAATTTAGCCAGCAACCTGTTGGCGAGCCTTTGGGCCAAGAGTCTAGTGAGCATGTTGGAGAGCCTGTGGGCCAAGATCCTAGTGAGCCTGTGGGAGAGCAGCCTGTGGGTCAGGAACCTAGTGAGCCTGTGGGAGAGCAGCCTGTGGGTCAGGAACCTAGCCAGTCTGTGGCCCAAGAGCCTGTGGGCCATGAACCTGGAGACCAGCCTTTGAGCCAGGAATCTGTTGGAGAGCAGCCTATGGGCCAGCCTTTGGGGCAAGAACGTAGTGAAGATGTGGGCCAAGAACCTAGTGAGCAGCCTGTTGTCGAGCCTTTGGGTCAGGAATCTAGCGAGCCTTTGGTCCAAGAACCTAGTAAATATGTTGAAGAGCCCGTGGGCCAGGAACCAAGTGAGATTTTGGGTAATGAACTTAGCGAGCCTGTGGGTGAGCCTGTGGGCCAGGAACCTAGCGAGCAGCCTGTTGGCGAGCCTTTGGTTCAGGAACCTAGCGAGCCTTTGGGCCAAGAACCTAGTGAGGGTGTTGGAGCACAGCCTGTGGGCCAGCAACCTGTTGGagagcagcctgtgggccaggaaCATGTTGGTGTGTCTAGCCAGGAAAAGACCTTGAGCGCTCCCAGTCCAAGCAGACCTCTGAGAACCCTTTGA